The following proteins are co-located in the Vidua macroura isolate BioBank_ID:100142 chromosome 1, ASM2450914v1, whole genome shotgun sequence genome:
- the ZNF830 gene encoding zinc finger protein 830 isoform X1: MAAAGAGAGRKQVRQEELRRLMREKQRQNAGKKRIESPFAKYNSLGHLSCTLCNAPVKSELLWQTHVLGKQHRERVAELKGTKQTATGSAAGTSSHPIKRKTVETENTDLKRVKGTDEKPHTSSSGLPADFFDEAEQDSASVQLSKGPGPSLLSGNYDDDDDDEEEEQEQSSKSSVVHKTEIPLPTQEVIANSLPADFFDTRTPAAPIVSHSGSIQKAEIQEKVVERKENTAEALPEGFFDDPEVDAKVRKVDAPKDQMDKEWDEFQKAMRQVNTISEAIVAEDDEEGRLDRQIGEIDEQIECYRRVELLRNRQDEMKEKLKEAMRLRAAQEKEEEDVGSEDEEELQDLLSQDWRVKGALL, encoded by the exons AtggcggcggccggggcgggcgcggggcggaaGCAGGTGCGGCAGGAGGAGCTGCGGCGCCTCATGAGGGAGAAGCAGCGCCAGAACGCCGGCAAGAAGCGCATCGAGTCGCCCTTCGCCAA GTACAACAGCCTGGGGCACCTGAGCTGCACCCTGTGCAACGCGCCCGTGAAGAGCGAGCTGCTGTGGCAGACCCACGTCCTGGGCAAGCAGCACCGGGAG agAGTTGCAGAATTAAAAGGTACAAAGCAGACAGCCActggctcagctgctggcacatCGTCTCATCCTATCAAGAGAAAAACAGTtgagacagaaaatacagaCCTAAAGAGAGTAAAAG GTACAGATGAAAAGCCACACACGTCTTCATCGGG GCTGCCAGCAGATTTTTTTGATGAAGCAGAGCAAGACAGTGCCAGTGTACAGCTTTCCAAGGGCCCGGGTCCCAGTTTATTGTCAGGGAATTACGATGACGACGATgatgatgaagaggaggaaCAAGAACAATCAAGCAAATCTTCGGTTGTGCATAAAACTGAAATTCCACTTCCAACTCAAGAAGTAATAGCTAATTCTCTGCCTGCAG ACTTTTTTGACACCAGAACCCCAGCTGCTCCTATAGTTTCCCATTCAGGATCCATACAGAAAGCAGAGATACAAGAGAAGGTAGTTGAAAG gaaagaaaacactgctgaAGCTTTGCCAGAAGGTTTCTTTGATGATCCTGAAGTGGATGCAAAA GTGAGAAAAGTTGATGCTCCAAAGGATCAGATGGACAAAGAATGGGATGAATTTCAAAAGGCAATGCGACAGGTCAACACA ATTTCAGAAGCAATAGTGGCAGAAGATGATGAGGAGGGACGACTAGATCGCCAGATTGGAGAAATTGATGAGCAGAT CGAATGTTACCGCCGTGTCGAGCTTTTGCGGAACCGTCAGGACGAGATGAAGGAGAAGTTAAAGGAAGCCATGAGATTAAGAGCAGCacaagagaaagaggaggaggatgttggtagtgaagatgaagaagaaCTGCAGGATTTGCTCTCTCAAGACTGGCGGGTGAAAGGGGCTTTGTTGTAG
- the ZNF830 gene encoding zinc finger protein 830 isoform X2 gives MAAAGAGAGRKQVRQEELRRLMREKQRQNAGKKRIESPFAKYNSLGHLSCTLCNAPVKSELLWQTHVLGKQHRERVAELKGTKQTATGSAAGTSSHPIKRKTVETENTDLKRVKGTDEKPHTSSSGLPADFFDEAEQDSASVQLSKGPGPSLLSGNYDDDDDDEEEEQEQSSKSSVVHKTEIPLPTQEVIANSLPADFFDTRTPAAPIVSHSGSIQKAEIQEKVVERKENTAEALPEGFFDDPEVDAKGASCWNENSSIMAHAVICSTGYTTGVNLVFTPLVFYYFGVL, from the exons AtggcggcggccggggcgggcgcggggcggaaGCAGGTGCGGCAGGAGGAGCTGCGGCGCCTCATGAGGGAGAAGCAGCGCCAGAACGCCGGCAAGAAGCGCATCGAGTCGCCCTTCGCCAA GTACAACAGCCTGGGGCACCTGAGCTGCACCCTGTGCAACGCGCCCGTGAAGAGCGAGCTGCTGTGGCAGACCCACGTCCTGGGCAAGCAGCACCGGGAG agAGTTGCAGAATTAAAAGGTACAAAGCAGACAGCCActggctcagctgctggcacatCGTCTCATCCTATCAAGAGAAAAACAGTtgagacagaaaatacagaCCTAAAGAGAGTAAAAG GTACAGATGAAAAGCCACACACGTCTTCATCGGG GCTGCCAGCAGATTTTTTTGATGAAGCAGAGCAAGACAGTGCCAGTGTACAGCTTTCCAAGGGCCCGGGTCCCAGTTTATTGTCAGGGAATTACGATGACGACGATgatgatgaagaggaggaaCAAGAACAATCAAGCAAATCTTCGGTTGTGCATAAAACTGAAATTCCACTTCCAACTCAAGAAGTAATAGCTAATTCTCTGCCTGCAG ACTTTTTTGACACCAGAACCCCAGCTGCTCCTATAGTTTCCCATTCAGGATCCATACAGAAAGCAGAGATACAAGAGAAGGTAGTTGAAAG gaaagaaaacactgctgaAGCTTTGCCAGAAGGTTTCTTTGATGATCCTGAAGTGGATGCAAAA GGTGCATCCTGTTGGAATGAAAACAGCTCCATTATGGCACACGCTGTCATCTGTAGTACTGGTTACACCACAGGAGTGAACTTGGTCTTCACCCCTCTCGTCTTTTACTACTTTGGGGTTTTGTGA
- the BAG1 gene encoding BAG family molecular chaperone regulator 1 isoform X2 produces the protein MAAPGVPVTVTITYSNEKHSIQVASQREDGEPTLQDMAVLIEQVTGVPVPFQKLIYKGKSLKELEQPLSALGVKNGCKVMLIGKRNSPEEEAELKKLKDLEKSVEQIANKLEEVNKEFTSIQKGFLAKDLQAEALKQLDKRIKGTAEQFMKTLEQIDAINLPENFSDCKLKKKGLVKRVQLKSKKVYNRTSAEVAVVGLQLD, from the exons ATGGCGGCGCCCGGAGTCCCGGTGACCGTCACCATCACTTACA GTAATGAAAAGCACAGTATTCAAGTTGCTTCTCAGCGAGAAGATGGTGAACCTACACTACAAGACATGGCTGTACTTATTGAGCAAGTCACTGGAGTTCCAGTTCCTTTTCAGAAACTGATATACAAAG GAAAGTCTCTGAAAGAATTGGAACAACCATTATCAGCACTTGGTGTTAAAAATGGTTGCAAAGTCATGTTGATTGGGAAAAGG AATAGTCCAGAAGAAGAGGCTGAATTAAAGAAGTTAAAAGATTTGGAGAAGTCAGTGGAGCAAATAGCTAATAAGTTAGAGGAAGTTAATAAAGAGTTCACAAGTATCCAGAAG ggaTTTTTAGCAAAGGATCTCCAAGCAGAAGCACTAAAACAGCTGGACAAGAGGATTAAAGGAACTGCAGAGCAGTTCATGAAGACCCTTGAACAGATTGATGCCATT AATCTGCCAGAGAATTTCAGTGActgcaaactgaaaaagaagGGGTTAGTGAAGAGGGTCCAG CTCAAATCAAAGAAGGTCTATAATCGTACAAGTGCCGAAGTTGCAGTTGTAGGACTTCAGCTAGATTGA
- the BAG1 gene encoding BAG family molecular chaperone regulator 1 isoform X1, whose translation MAAPGVPVTVTITYSNEKHSIQVASQREDGEPTLQDMAVLIEQVTGVPVPFQKLIYKGKSLKELEQPLSALGVKNGCKVMLIGKRNSPEEEAELKKLKDLEKSVEQIANKLEEVNKEFTSIQKGFLAKDLQAEALKQLDKRIKGTAEQFMKTLEQIDAINLPENFSDCKLKKKGLVKRVQVFLAQCDTIEGNIGQEMDKLQSKNLALAE comes from the exons ATGGCGGCGCCCGGAGTCCCGGTGACCGTCACCATCACTTACA GTAATGAAAAGCACAGTATTCAAGTTGCTTCTCAGCGAGAAGATGGTGAACCTACACTACAAGACATGGCTGTACTTATTGAGCAAGTCACTGGAGTTCCAGTTCCTTTTCAGAAACTGATATACAAAG GAAAGTCTCTGAAAGAATTGGAACAACCATTATCAGCACTTGGTGTTAAAAATGGTTGCAAAGTCATGTTGATTGGGAAAAGG AATAGTCCAGAAGAAGAGGCTGAATTAAAGAAGTTAAAAGATTTGGAGAAGTCAGTGGAGCAAATAGCTAATAAGTTAGAGGAAGTTAATAAAGAGTTCACAAGTATCCAGAAG ggaTTTTTAGCAAAGGATCTCCAAGCAGAAGCACTAAAACAGCTGGACAAGAGGATTAAAGGAACTGCAGAGCAGTTCATGAAGACCCTTGAACAGATTGATGCCATT AATCTGCCAGAGAATTTCAGTGActgcaaactgaaaaagaagGGGTTAGTGAAGAGGGTCCAG GTTTTTCTTGCCCAGTGTGATACCATTGAAGGGAACATTGGTCAAGAAATGGACAAGCTACAGTCAAAGAATTTGGCACTGGCAGAATGA
- the BAG1 gene encoding BAG family molecular chaperone regulator 1 isoform X3 — protein sequence MAAPGVPVTVTITYSNEKHSIQVASQREDGEPTLQDMAVLIEQVTGVPVPFQKLIYKGKSLKELEQPLSALGVKNGCKVMLIGKRGFLAKDLQAEALKQLDKRIKGTAEQFMKTLEQIDAINLPENFSDCKLKKKGLVKRVQVFLAQCDTIEGNIGQEMDKLQSKNLALAE from the exons ATGGCGGCGCCCGGAGTCCCGGTGACCGTCACCATCACTTACA GTAATGAAAAGCACAGTATTCAAGTTGCTTCTCAGCGAGAAGATGGTGAACCTACACTACAAGACATGGCTGTACTTATTGAGCAAGTCACTGGAGTTCCAGTTCCTTTTCAGAAACTGATATACAAAG GAAAGTCTCTGAAAGAATTGGAACAACCATTATCAGCACTTGGTGTTAAAAATGGTTGCAAAGTCATGTTGATTGGGAAAAGG ggaTTTTTAGCAAAGGATCTCCAAGCAGAAGCACTAAAACAGCTGGACAAGAGGATTAAAGGAACTGCAGAGCAGTTCATGAAGACCCTTGAACAGATTGATGCCATT AATCTGCCAGAGAATTTCAGTGActgcaaactgaaaaagaagGGGTTAGTGAAGAGGGTCCAG GTTTTTCTTGCCCAGTGTGATACCATTGAAGGGAACATTGGTCAAGAAATGGACAAGCTACAGTCAAAGAATTTGGCACTGGCAGAATGA